One segment of Thermoanaerobaculia bacterium DNA contains the following:
- the purE gene encoding 5-(carboxyamino)imidazole ribonucleotide mutase: MNHDPKAPLVGIVMGSKSDWETMREASDVLDRFGVPHESRVVSAHRTPTWMAEYAEKAVLRGLEVVIAGAGGAAHLPGMIAAHTILPVLGVPIESRTLKGIDSLLSIVQMPAGVPVATLAIGKAGATNAGLLAVAILGGTRPELREKLRRFREEQSDRVMSEILEK; encoded by the coding sequence ATGAATCACGACCCGAAGGCGCCGCTCGTCGGGATCGTCATGGGGAGCAAGTCCGACTGGGAGACGATGCGCGAGGCATCGGACGTGCTCGACCGGTTCGGCGTCCCGCACGAATCCCGAGTCGTCTCGGCCCACCGCACGCCGACGTGGATGGCCGAATACGCGGAGAAGGCCGTGTTGCGCGGACTCGAGGTCGTGATCGCGGGAGCCGGCGGCGCCGCGCACCTGCCGGGAATGATCGCGGCGCACACGATTCTTCCGGTCCTCGGCGTCCCGATCGAGAGCCGGACGCTCAAGGGCATCGACTCTCTCCTCTCGATCGTCCAGATGCCCGCGGGAGTCCCCGTCGCCACGCTCGCGATCGGCAAGGCCGGCGCGACGAATGCGGGGCTTCTCGCCGTCGCAATCCTGGGCGGCACGCGCCCCGAGCTCCGCGAGAAGCTCCGCCGTTTTCGCGAGGAGCAAAGCGACCGCGTCATGAGCGAGATCCTGGAGAAATGA